One Sulfurimonas sp. hsl 1-7 genomic window, GGTCATAATATATACCCGATTAGTACGTTGACTGGTTATATATTACAAAGTTTTGTGCTAGTTCTTTTAACTCTGCTTTTACTTGTGCTTGAAGTTCAGTATTGTTAATATCATCTAAAATATCAGCCATTTTGTTTGCAATAAGTTCAAACTCTTTTTCTTTCATACCGCGAGATGTAAGTGCAGGTGAACCTACACGAATACCTGAAGTAACGAACGGACTTCTTGTCTCACCAGGAACAGTGTTTTTGTTTACTGTAATACCAGCATTACCAAGAGCTGCATCAGCATCTTTTCCACTGAAGTCTTTGTTTAAGAAACTTACTAGTACTAAGTGGTTATCTGTTCCTCCACTTACTACATCGTATCCACGTTTGATAAGAACATCAGCTAAAACAGAAGCATTCTTTTTCACTTGCTTAGCATACTCTTTCCATTCATCAGAAAGGTTGTGTTTAAATCCAACAGCTTTAGCAGCGATTACATGAACAAGCGGTCCACCTTGAAGACCCGGGAAGATTGCAGAGTTAACTTTTTTAGCGATCTCTTCATCATTTGTCATGATCATACCACCACGTGGTCCTGCAAGAGTTTTGTGCGTAGTTGTAGTTACAACGTCAGCATATGGGAATGGGCTAGGGTGCTCACCTGCAGCTACTAAACCAGCGATATGAGCGATATCAGCAAATAAAATAGCACCAACTTCATCAGCAATTTCACGGAATTTTTTGAAGTCGATTTCACGAGCATAAGCAGATGCACCACATACGATGATCTTAGGCTGAGTGATCTTAGCGATATCCATAACTCTGTCGTAGTTGATTCTACCGTCAAGCTCTACACCGTAAGTGAAAGATTGGTAGTTTTTCCCAGAAAAGCTTGGTTTTGAACCGTGAGTTAAGTGTCCACCGTGGCTTAAATCCATACCAAGAATTTTATCACCAGCTTTTAAAAGTGCTGCATATACTGCACCGTTTGCCTGGCTTCCTGCATGTGGTTGTACGTTTGCATAGTTACAACCGAAAAGTTTACAAGCTCTATCGATTGCTAATTGCTCAACACCATCAGCATATTCACATCCGCCGTAATATCTTTTTGCCGGATATCCTTCAGCGTATTTGTTTGTAAAAACGCTTCCCATAGCTTCCATTACAGCCGGAAGTGTAAAGTTTTCAGATGCGATCATCTCTAAGTGATCAGTTTGTCTTTCAAGCTCTTGCTCACATAAGTTGTATACTTCTTCATCAAACTCTTTTAAAAAGCTCATACTCTAAAATTCCTCATTTCATAAAATTGGCAAGATTATACTAAAAATATCATAATAGAGTTCTGAATGTGAAGAAGAGAATTGGAGATTAATTTTTATAAAGGTTAAAATGTGATACGATCCTACCCCAAAATAAACAAAGGATTGTAGAATGATTAAAAATCTACTTGCATTTATAGGTGCTGTTGTAATTGTAGCTGTAATCGGTCTTTACGCTAGTTTCGGTTCAAAAGTTAGTGCGTTGGATTCAAAAGCGATGCCGGCTTTTATGGCTATGTTTGATAATATTTTAACTAATGGTGATCCTGCACGTGCTATGATGAAAACGTGGAAAGTTGAAGAAGGTATCAGTGGTGATGAAGTAAAAGAATCAATTGAAGCACTTACTGAAGAATACAATATGAGACTTACTGGTTATGTAAAAATGTATACAAAAGAAGATGCTGGACCAGATGAAGTTAAAGAAGCAAGAATTTTCTCTTTATGTAATCTAACTACTGCAAAAGTATTCTTAAATTATTCACAATGGTATGGTGGTTTTATGCCATGTAGAATTATGTATATTCAATACGGAAACGGTGATGCAAATTTAATTAGTATGGATATGACATTGGCAATTCATGGTGGTAAACCACTTCCAAAAGAGATGCTAGAAGCTGCTCTTAAAGTAAAAGAAGCTATGGAAAAAGTTCCAGAACGTGCTGCAAAAGGTGATTTCTAAGGAAATTATCTTTCTTCAGAAATTTTTGGACTTCTAAGATTTAGATGCATAGCATCTGAGATAACGATTGAAGATAGCAAATGACTTTCCGCTAGGTAATTTATTTGCTACTCTGTTTTATTATCTTTTTTTAGCATGGTTTGCTTATATTTTTCAATTTCTTTATAGGTCATTGAAAGACCACTATAATAAGAAAATAATACAAATAATAATACAGGTAAAGCAAAAAAAGATAAAACTGGTTGCCACTTGGTAATAATAAATAGTAGAAATAATATAAAATGACCAGTATATATCATACCTATTCCACTTTCAAAATTTTTAGATGCGTTTAAAATTTCAATATCTATATTAGAATATTTTTCTTTAAGAAGATACCTTATTATTAAAATATATATTATAATTAGTGCAAAATACCAATTGTCTTCAGATATACCAAAACTATTTCGAAGTATTGACATTGTTATAAACAATAAGATTGGTGCTATGATAAAAATATAAACACTCCATCTAGCAACTATATATGCTTTTATCAATTTAATCCCCCTAATCGAACATCTTTCAACGAACATCTTTCAACGAACATTATATATAGATCAGCTTGATATGAGATAAATAAATGAACACCAAAAATGTTAATTTCAATTATAAAATTATTGCAAAATACAATACTTTGTTTAATTGATTTGGAAAAGAACTAAAATTTTTCAAATATCAATGTTCATTTAAAAATATATTTGCCGTTATTTGATCATTTTGTCGTTTGATTGGCAGAAAAAAGTGTTAAATGTACATTTTGTCATTTAATTTTTAGGGGAGGGGGCAAGGAGTAGGTAACTCCTTGTAAACTATTTTTCTTCTTCTTCACTTTCTTCGTGAGAAGTTTCATTGTGTAGAGGTTTCATAGCCGGGAACAGTAATACATCACGAATACTATGTTCATTTGTAAGAAGCATTACAAGTCTGTCAATACCAATACCTTGTCCTGCAGTCGGTGCCATTCCGTAGCTGAGTGCTTCAACGAAATCGCTATCCAT contains:
- a CDS encoding serine hydroxymethyltransferase, with the protein product MSFLKEFDEEVYNLCEQELERQTDHLEMIASENFTLPAVMEAMGSVFTNKYAEGYPAKRYYGGCEYADGVEQLAIDRACKLFGCNYANVQPHAGSQANGAVYAALLKAGDKILGMDLSHGGHLTHGSKPSFSGKNYQSFTYGVELDGRINYDRVMDIAKITQPKIIVCGASAYAREIDFKKFREIADEVGAILFADIAHIAGLVAAGEHPSPFPYADVVTTTTHKTLAGPRGGMIMTNDEEIAKKVNSAIFPGLQGGPLVHVIAAKAVGFKHNLSDEWKEYAKQVKKNASVLADVLIKRGYDVVSGGTDNHLVLVSFLNKDFSGKDADAALGNAGITVNKNTVPGETRSPFVTSGIRVGSPALTSRGMKEKEFELIANKMADILDDINNTELQAQVKAELKELAQNFVIYNQSTY
- a CDS encoding DUF302 domain-containing protein, which encodes MIKNLLAFIGAVVIVAVIGLYASFGSKVSALDSKAMPAFMAMFDNILTNGDPARAMMKTWKVEEGISGDEVKESIEALTEEYNMRLTGYVKMYTKEDAGPDEVKEARIFSLCNLTTAKVFLNYSQWYGGFMPCRIMYIQYGNGDANLISMDMTLAIHGGKPLPKEMLEAALKVKEAMEKVPERAAKGDF